Proteins encoded in a region of the Streptomyces sp. NBC_01298 genome:
- a CDS encoding cytidine deaminase family protein: protein MTADVRPVDHELVRAAADLARTRCRGDNHTMAAAARARDGRIITAVNAYHFTGGPCAELVVIGAAAAQGAYELDAIVAVGDRDRGVVPPCGRCRQVLLDYFPTLKVIVGKGDRVRTALIAELLPETYVWADHQLEAE from the coding sequence ATGACCGCGGACGTCCGCCCCGTCGACCACGAACTCGTCCGGGCCGCGGCCGACCTCGCGCGCACCCGGTGCCGGGGCGACAACCACACCATGGCGGCCGCGGCCCGTGCCCGGGACGGCCGGATCATCACCGCGGTGAACGCCTACCACTTCACCGGAGGCCCCTGCGCGGAGCTGGTCGTCATCGGCGCGGCGGCCGCCCAGGGCGCCTACGAGCTGGACGCGATCGTCGCTGTGGGCGACCGCGACCGGGGGGTCGTCCCCCCGTGCGGCCGGTGCCGGCAAGTCCTCCTCGACTACTTCCCCACCCTGAAGGTGATCGTGGGCAAGGGCGACCGGGTCCGCACCGCCCTCATCGCCGAGTTGCTGCCCGAGACCTACGTCTGGGCCGACCACCAGCTCGAAGCCGAGTAG
- a CDS encoding GNAT family N-acetyltransferase, translating into MPDTRIDELVRMWIDGWVVSRGSSDPIVEPWGWTIDVGQSKHVARHVLPEPSEADVRKIVAATSAPGTWLKLFAEEETVLPWVGPGWRNDVPGFLMTCRLAAERPEVPAGYTLTRWTRGGVSRVLVRTPEGHFAARGQIAHAGAHAVVDQVETAADHRRKGLGGLVMRALQSTAYETGARTGVLVGTPDGRALYSALGWTTHSPMTSLWYEPSASGTGAGVIAAPESR; encoded by the coding sequence ATGCCGGACACCAGGATCGATGAGCTCGTACGGATGTGGATCGACGGCTGGGTCGTCTCCCGCGGCAGCTCGGACCCGATCGTCGAGCCGTGGGGGTGGACGATCGACGTCGGGCAGTCCAAGCACGTGGCCCGGCACGTGCTGCCGGAGCCCTCCGAGGCCGATGTGCGCAAGATCGTCGCCGCGACGAGCGCGCCGGGGACCTGGCTGAAACTGTTCGCCGAGGAGGAGACGGTCCTGCCCTGGGTCGGACCGGGCTGGCGGAATGACGTACCCGGGTTCCTGATGACCTGTCGTCTCGCGGCGGAACGCCCGGAGGTGCCGGCCGGTTACACGCTCACCCGGTGGACCCGGGGCGGCGTCAGCCGCGTACTGGTCCGCACGCCCGAGGGGCACTTCGCCGCCCGTGGACAGATCGCCCACGCCGGCGCGCACGCCGTGGTCGACCAGGTCGAGACCGCCGCCGACCACCGCCGCAAGGGGCTCGGCGGCCTGGTGATGCGCGCGCTGCAGAGCACCGCGTACGAGACCGGCGCGAGGACCGGCGTCCTGGTCGGCACGCCCGATGGCCGGGCGCTCTACTCCGCGCTGGGCTGGACCACGCATTCCCCGATGACGAGCCTCTGGTACGAGCCGTCCGCGTCCGGTACCGGTGCCGGGGTCATCGCCGCGCCCGAGTCCCGGTAG
- a CDS encoding 2-isopropylmalate synthase yields MTAGARAGGSGVDVVRESAGAGRVVLFEESARDGAQAKTLMSAGFRVRLARAQGAVFGSDGPRHVVFAAGFPSVCGQEFEATRQVALEAQESVSPSAICRGTVEDVRLALSAVRGAAHGRVMVIVAASEATARALVHSDARTALDRGLDVVKEAVDRAGDTAVDVCLVDAPRADHALVAEFAGRMTAQGAATIVLADTVGDLLPGQTRDLFRRVAAGAGPDTVLVSHLHNDLGLGLANTLAALESGARVAACSWLGMAERSGMVATEQLLFLLAHDRAKASYVLGPDCEPWWSAPDLTRLPGIARMVAAETGVPLTVTTPIVGTGVATISTGTPFTHPGTFQPYDPERHLGLAPTVVLTHLASRRVLRTVAGRRTGQPPADTAARATAMFGPGIPVVDADALRRPGTSHAATTMLRIGAGGDLAHVRGGAQDRAHGPDPEAYLTHLRAAHGGG; encoded by the coding sequence GTGACTGCGGGTGCGCGTGCGGGTGGGAGCGGCGTGGACGTGGTGCGGGAGTCGGCCGGTGCCGGACGGGTCGTGCTCTTCGAGGAGTCGGCGCGGGACGGCGCGCAGGCGAAGACCTTGATGAGTGCCGGTTTCCGTGTGCGGCTCGCCCGCGCACAGGGGGCGGTGTTCGGGTCCGACGGCCCCCGGCACGTGGTCTTCGCCGCGGGATTCCCCTCCGTGTGCGGTCAGGAATTCGAGGCGACCCGACAAGTCGCCCTGGAGGCGCAGGAATCGGTGAGCCCGTCCGCGATCTGCCGGGGCACGGTGGAGGACGTGCGGCTGGCGCTGAGCGCGGTACGCGGTGCGGCGCACGGGCGGGTCATGGTGATCGTGGCCGCCTCGGAGGCCACGGCCCGCGCCCTGGTGCACAGTGACGCCCGCACGGCCCTGGACCGGGGCCTGGACGTGGTCAAGGAGGCCGTGGACCGCGCCGGCGACACGGCGGTGGACGTGTGCCTGGTGGACGCGCCGCGCGCGGACCACGCCCTGGTGGCCGAGTTCGCCGGCCGGATGACGGCGCAGGGGGCGGCCACGATCGTGCTGGCGGACACCGTCGGCGACCTGCTGCCCGGCCAGACCCGGGACCTGTTCCGGCGGGTGGCCGCCGGTGCCGGTCCGGACACGGTCCTGGTCTCGCACCTCCACAACGACCTCGGCCTGGGCCTCGCCAACACCCTGGCCGCCCTCGAGAGCGGGGCGCGGGTCGCCGCCTGTTCCTGGCTGGGCATGGCTGAGCGCAGCGGCATGGTCGCCACCGAACAACTGCTCTTCCTGCTCGCGCACGACCGGGCCAAGGCCTCGTACGTCCTGGGGCCGGACTGCGAGCCGTGGTGGAGCGCGCCGGATCTGACGCGGCTGCCCGGCATCGCCCGGATGGTGGCCGCGGAGACCGGGGTACCGCTCACGGTCACCACTCCGATCGTCGGCACCGGCGTCGCCACGATCTCCACCGGGACCCCCTTCACGCACCCGGGCACCTTCCAGCCCTACGACCCCGAGCGCCATCTGGGCCTCGCGCCGACCGTGGTGCTGACCCACCTCGCCAGTCGGCGCGTCCTGCGCACGGTCGCCGGACGCCGGACCGGGCAGCCACCGGCGGACACCGCGGCCCGGGCGACGGCCATGTTCGGGCCCGGCATCCCGGTCGTCGACGCCGACGCGCTACGCCGCCCCGGCACCTCCCACGCGGCCACCACCATGCTCCGCATCGGCGCCGGCGGGGACCTCGCGCACGTCCGGGGCGGAGCCCAGGACCGGGCGCACGGCCCCGACCCCGAGGCCTACCTGACGCACCTTCGCGCGGCGCACGGCGGCGGGTGA
- a CDS encoding beta-glucanase, whose translation MIERLRNLPRPRRTPVFTADFASPAQWIAGRSWAYPDGGPVNPGDNKLDHLTEDPAYSRTGTFRATPRPDGNWDSGLLTTEGSDEGFEVRTGDVLEARVRLPEGLGAWPAIWTWRDGGQEIDVFEYHPDNPDLLELSNHVREAHRYHRDPAVRPGAWIDLKVEFGRSSVIWWVNGDRVFSDGRGVGRSWSAHLIVNLSVCAGRYHPAPEPGVAELSYEVSGLRVYRTRRGLLL comes from the coding sequence ATGATCGAACGGCTGCGGAACCTGCCACGCCCGCGCCGCACCCCCGTCTTCACCGCCGACTTCGCCTCTCCCGCCCAGTGGATCGCCGGCCGCTCGTGGGCGTATCCCGACGGCGGCCCGGTCAACCCCGGCGACAACAAGCTGGACCACCTCACCGAAGACCCCGCCTACAGCCGCACCGGGACCTTCCGGGCGACACCGCGTCCCGACGGGAACTGGGACAGCGGGCTGCTCACCACCGAGGGCAGCGACGAGGGCTTCGAAGTGCGCACCGGAGACGTACTGGAGGCCCGGGTGCGGCTGCCGGAGGGGCTCGGTGCCTGGCCGGCCATCTGGACCTGGCGCGACGGAGGCCAGGAGATCGACGTCTTCGAGTACCACCCCGACAACCCGGACCTCCTCGAACTCTCCAACCACGTCCGGGAGGCGCACCGTTATCACCGTGACCCGGCGGTCCGGCCCGGAGCATGGATCGATCTGAAGGTCGAGTTCGGGAGGAGCTCGGTCATCTGGTGGGTCAACGGCGACCGGGTCTTCAGCGACGGCAGGGGAGTGGGGCGGAGCTGGTCCGCCCACCTGATCGTCAACCTCTCCGTCTGCGCGGGCCGGTACCACCCCGCGCCGGAGCCCGGGGTCGCGGAACTGTCCTACGAGGTCTCCGGGCTACGGGTGTACCGCACGCGCCGAGGGTTGCTCCTCTGA